In Haliotis asinina isolate JCU_RB_2024 chromosome 11, JCU_Hal_asi_v2, whole genome shotgun sequence, the genomic stretch ACCACTGTGTACAGTGGCACGCCTGTGTGTCATATTTAAGCATTGAATGCAACCTActcacagaaaatgtgtttcatttctatcATAACGTGTACACTTTATTTGTCAGAGGCTACATATGTACTACAGTATTGCAGGTCTCAGGCATGTTGAGCAGCAAACATAGAGTGAACGAATGAATTCCATGTTACCTATAGCAGTGGGAAATTCAAGGGACTTCCACGACAGAGTATATTAAAGTAATAACCAGAAAACAGTGTTTCTGGAAATATGACAAAGTGTCATGTCATCTTTATGTGTTGATCgagagaggtgactaacgggaccaTGGTTGTCAATCTCAcggacttgcttgacacatgtcatcgtgtcacagttgtgtagatatgtactcatgctattgatcactggattgagtGCAGCGTTGACATTCCTACCAACCAATCATATAGTGACAGATAATAAGCAAAGTCACATTGTCTGTTTGCTCGATAAGAAGTAACGCAGTGTTAACGTGGTTCAACCTTGctttgaacattattttcgaCAAGcaatgcacaaaacagataTCGCACGGAGAGATAGAAGGTTACACCTATTCCTCCTGCATCGCACTGGGGATTGGATGGTTGTACTTAGGGGAGGTGGTGCCCGTGGATGTCCAGTACATGAACGACACAAGTCTGTCTCGGGTCCACAAGACTTAATTCTCAGTTACACACACGTGTAGGCTACAGAGTCTCGCTCCTTTTATCCAGTTAGTTGTTCACTCCAAGTTTTGTTCAAGAGTCACTCTCATTATCATACATATGACCAAAATTGGAATTTACACATTCAAAGTGGCAGTAGCACATGTGTCATACTGATGTGGAGAAGCTGCATTTCGGGAGGGAGAGTAATATGTGCATTTTTACACATATTATAAGTCACATATTATATGTCACATCTCACAATTTACTCATCTAAGTGATATGTTTTTACTGgtaatataaatatgttttaagtaaAATGTAAGTTTACTCTTACATGATTCGTGTGTAATTACGTTAAgtgagttttttttttttttttttgtattgttttgttttggttattAAAGtggatatgtatttttattcatGAGTGGCTTCATAcgctgaaagaaaacaaataacccATTTTGGCCATGAAGATTCTCACTGCAATATCCTTTCATGTTTGGTAGATATCTTACGGCAAAATGCGACATGGTCGTTTGTCTCTTGGATGTGTAAAAATATCATCATGTCATATGTAAAAAAATATGACGGCTCTCCTCACTTTATCTGATTAATGAAGACGTCATTCGTTCATCCAGATACCGACTACACGTCTCATTTGAGAGCATAAAAGATGACTCTTGGCAACGGTAACGTCAGGAAGAAGACCATGATGTAAACATAGAGGCATCAAAATACCAATTATTTTTATTGCGATGTTTAAAGCCAACACATTTCGTTGTTTTTGAACATCTAGATGCATGTGTCATGTGGGAGAAGtagaaaggcaagtatatgcAGACGTAACGAGTTTTTTCCCCCTCAGACTGGTACACTGTGTGACTCACCTTTTTTGCATGCCCCCACACCACTCTTTACCCGCAAACCTTACTTACACGCTCGCCCAAACTCAACCCATGCCCACTCCACCAACTCATCATTCATCCTTTAATGGTCACAATCTACCACTATCGCCAGATAAAGTTGTTTATCAAACACGGTTTCTCTTCTATTTGAACAGATGACGATGCCATATCGAAGGCTCTGTATCAAAAGGAGAAAGTACTCTGCTGGATTATGACGTCACCAAAAAACCTGGGTGTTAAAGCACGTGTGGTTCGTGACACGTGGAGTAGGCGCTGCAACAAAGTCCTGTTCATGAGCTCGGTGACAGATCCAAAGTTCCCTACAGTCGGATTAAACGTGTCTGAAGGACGGGAACATCTGACAGCCAAAACAATGCAAGCTTTCCGCTACATCTACGAAAACCACTTTGATGATGCTGACTGGTTCATGAAAGCTGACGATGACACATATGTTATTTTAGAAAATCTTCGGTATTTTCTGACGTCCCAAAACAAATCCGAGCCTGCATTTTTTGGCCATCATTTCAAGGTAATACTAAAACAAGGGTTCTATAGTGGTGGAGGAGGGTATGTGCTGAGTAAGGAGGCACTGAGGAGATATGGTGAGAAGGGACACGATCCCACAGTGTGCAGGCATGATGGTGGTGCAGAAGATGTAGCGTTCTGCAGATGTATGGAGAAGCTGGGGGTGAGAACAGTCAACACAACAGACGCTCTTGGGAGGAGCAGATTCCATTGTTTTCGGCCCGAGGCGCATTTGGTGGGTAACTACCCAGAATGGTATTACCAGTACGATGCAAATGGTGCTAAGAAGGTAATGcaaacacaaaatgttatttgtctatctcatcaaaatcagaCAAAAAGGCGGCCCGACGCGTTTTCGGTCTGACAAACGCTTCCATAGCATTGATTGTTGAAAAACTGCATGATTTATACTCTGCTGATCTCTGTAAAGGACATTGCGTATCACTAACCTGGTGATTTTATTTCTGTTAAAAGCTTTCAAACTTTACCGTCCAAATACGTAAAGAAATCTCAGGCTAAAATCCCGAACCGAATAGTAGATTTAGTCTCAGCTTGAATGTCTTTTATTGTTCCCACCTCTTTTAACGTGCAACAACACTgctcaaaaaaagaaacgcaaaacccaaGTATCAATGAAAATGTcgtgttattcaaggacgtgtagatcagtggaaaacaaagatacatgaatgaaattttatgGAGCAATGCGTCACTatcaggtggtgttgaagtcagtacctcgtatgaccacctccagctgctactACTGCCCGACAAGCATTCTATTCTACCTATGCTACctcggactttcacgggtcttttCCCATTGACTCTTATGCTaactaaatattttacattgtagTAACATTGTACAGCTATTACATTTTTCTGAATACAGGATGCTAAAAAGACCAATCccacattcgtaactactcgtctctttccgtgacctacaaagAAGACTCATACTCCCCTTCCCTcccacccccctcccccctcgtacgccattattgcaaagaatcgtggcaaaccaatcaaatcgcgcgtagtaaaacacatttcaaaacatgaaactggcggaaccgttgaactttgaaacttcgctaaacTATACCAAGCACACGTTAAAGATAAACTTTGATCTAAAGGATAcggaaacatatttgcaaaggtAATGACCGTGCTGCTGTTTTGCCCACGGGATGTAGGATATTCTTTGAggcatgtttggaaattcagagttatctgtCCTTGATAAAAGTACTAGACTGGTATCATGTCCATGTCCGTTTGTGCTCagacaggacccagtcgtaaacatTGCCACGAGGAGAGTACGTGACGCCATCCTGCTtgccggaataacacgagtagttacgaatgaccAATCCCAGTCCCGGGCAAAATGTCAACCATTCGAACTCATCTTTGGTCACATTCAGCATGTGAAAAGTCAATATGTTAAAAAAGGTAGCAccaaatatcaaaatacaattTTTTTTCTACACTGGGGCGAATTAGATTTGGTGTAGTGTATATTTTGGAACCATTGCATTGAAAGAGCTGAAAGGGTCCGATGGCGTGTTTTCAGAGATTAAAGGTAGCATTAAGTATTTGAGTCATCACCAGACAACCATTACTGGGAATTATGAGGGGGATTTATGCCATCTGGACATGGTGACTGGCAGCAGACCAAGTCAGAATCTCTGATACACCTACACAATTTAGATATCTATAATGGCTAGCATTAGTTCAGGGGATCgaagggacggtggggtagcctgatggtaAAAGCGCTCTCGTCACGTTGAACACccacgttcgattccccacaagggtacaatgagTAAAAAgctatatctggtgtcccccgccgtgacattgatggaatattgccacatgcgtcgtaaaaccatactaacTCTCCCAGGGGATCGAGTTTacctttttgtgttttgtttggccacactcagcagtatttcagtaatatggCGTCTGTCTATAAATCATCGAGATGACAAGCATCAGCCAAGTCAACGACCCTGATAACACttgcaaaatgtatttctgcATTACGTTTCATAATCATATATACTCCATGGGAGTTTATTtatatgtcacaaaagaatgggGTTATATCAATGGGTTGATTCTGTTCAATAAAACTGAAGAAATCTTTACATCTGAAAAACTGTAACAATACATATTACAGGTAACATTTTTAGATTTTCAATGACACGTTTATAAAGTAGTGTTACTCTCTgtgtttttgaatatttaaTGATCCATAATAATACCCATGTTTATAATGAGTGTAAACTACGAATGAAATTGTTAGAATCATGTTAATTCTAGAGTGTAAGTATTCATTAGCTTCATCTCAAGATCTCACTAAAAGGTAAATAAATACTATATATTTCAGGGCATAGAGAGCATCTCCGACTTCGCCATATCCTTCCACTACGTGCCCCCACAGAAGATGTACGATCTGGAGTTTTACATCTACCACTTACGACCGTATGGCATTGTGTCCGGCACTCAGGAACTCAACAGAAAAgaggatggtcaggctcgctgacatggttgacacatgtcactggttcccaattgcgcagatcgatgcgtgTGATGAGCTtgatgctcactggattgtctggttcagactcgattatttacagaccgccaccatatggctggaatattgccgagcgcagcgtaaaactaaactcaccttcACCCTCTCACCTGCTCAGTGTCAGGCTGCGCAGAAATGGTGGTGGGATAGATGATAGTATGTATCCTGACAAAGCTCCCGTCTTGTGTATGGTAAACACGGTATATTCCTAAGATGGGACCCTCCCTCAGGGGAAATGCTGATTCAGAGAGTAATGTGACAGGAAAACCAAAGTTGAAGCAGACTTGAAACAGACTTGAAACATTTACTATTTCGGCGACTCCTTCGAGTATGTGTCCATGTGTGGGGGCATTGTACCTATaatgggaactgaacccggctGATAAGcttcgctttaaccactgggctaccccatcactCCATTTCTAGAATGGGCTGGAAAACCTTCCTATAGAtgttcaaaattgaaatgccCCTGTGGTTGTTGGGATCCGTTTAACCCCTTTATGTAATGGCAATGCAATCACTCAAGATTTTATACCCCAGGAAAGACTCCGCTATCAAGAACTTTGTTCAATAACAAGATGAAAAATAGTAAAACTATATATAAGATTGTCCATGTCTTGTTGGAGGGGCTGGAGAGTTGTAACTCTTTAGAATACTAATtagcatatttttttttattattgtatGGCTACGGAACTGTTATGTGATTCATGGTGCTGCTGAACCGTCGCAATATTCATGGTTATTTTGGCTGCAGAGCTATTGCAAAGCACATGGTTGTTGATTGGCTGCTGAGCTGTTGCAATACCCATGACTGATGGCTGGCTGCTGAGCTGTTGCAATACCCATGACTGATGGCTGGCTGCTGTGCTGTTGCAATACCCATGACTGATGGCTGGCTGCTGAGCTGTTGCAATACCCATGACTGATGGCTGGCTGCTGTGCTGTTGCAATACCCATGACTGATGGCTGGCTGCTGTGCTGTTGCAATACCCATGACTGATGGCTGGCTGCTGTGCTGTTGCAATACCCATGACTGATGGCTGGCTGCTGTGCTGTTGCAATACCCATGACTGATGGCTGGCTGCTGTGCTGTTGCAAAACACATGACTGATGGCTGGCTGCTGTGCTGTTGCAATACCCATGACTGATGGCTGGCTGCTGTGCTGTTGCAATACCCATGACTGATGGCTGGCTGCTGTGCTGTTGCAATACCCATGACTGATGGCTGGCTGCTGTGCTGTTGCAATACCCATGACTGATGGCTGGCTGCTGTGCTGTTGCAATACCCATGACTGATGGCTGGCTGCTGTGCTGTTGTAAAACACATGACTGATGGCTGGCTGCTGTGCTGTTGCAATACCCATGACTGATGGCTGGCTGCTGAGCTGTTGCAATATGCATGTTTGCTGATTGTTTTTTGAGTTATTGCTGTACTCATAATTGTGTATTTCAATTATAATATCATAGTTTGTTTTCAGGAACCTGGTTCCGTTTGTAACATAAATGTTCCAATGAATTGATTGCGTCGTCGCATCGATGTCGTCGTCACAGGTTTGAACACATCTGCAGTTTACATCATATGATGTAGAGGCCATGATGCATGTATACAGATTACATTGACTGAAGTAGTCATATGTTTCGACCAAATATATACCCACACGCATAAGAAACGCAAGTATTTTTAtcaaacaggaaacaaactCTTCCGGGTCTCATTGCACCTGCACCTgattgacggtacttatccaaCAGGCGTGAAaatacactttttgatttacccaacATTCAGGCAACTTGACACAATGCTGTCTCACCTTTTCACCTCAACGTTTGCTGCATTCAATTTCTTAGTTCCCTTATTAAAGTGCCTCAATGGTACTTTGCAAACATTTGGCCTCTGTTGTGTCCTGGGGATCGTTCATTTCACAAGTGAAGGACATTGTATACTTACCCACTTGTCAAGAGGCATAAATGCCTAGCAGAAAAGGAAATGCTTTGTGTTCTCACAAGCAATAATAAATTTCCAAATGTTGGCGCTTTGTGTACAGTTTTGAATTTTGTGTTTACGGAGGTATTTCAGGAGAGGACATAGGAACGCTACCGCTTCCGTTCTCTCGTCACGTGCTATTTCTTTTATCATGCGTCGTCCACGTGCAAAATATGTATGGATTCCGTGCATGTCCGCTATATTAGCGTTAAGCCCCTCGCATAGTGTTTTTTACCTTTTATCCCTGATGCATATAACGATCAGCATATTTTTTCGCCGGTGCAAAATGTCTTTAATAGCATTAGACACTTTCATAATATTATTGAGCTATAATAGCCCAGCTGATAATGCCCCAGTTAATAATTCGTTTCTTAAGATCCTctacattgctgaatgtgaaatatatacacctggaaattaatcaagcaacaccccaattttttctattggagcaactttgaagtgttctgacaatcaaaatatgccgggttgatatagtttgacacttttttattcaacagacgatctctgacaaacaacttaaagggaaaaagtatcaagactttgctttattgcaacgaaatccaaattcttaaaactgtcttaaattcatgaaaaaatggacacaatttactattcatccacagacgttgttgtcaggtgtattaacacaaatgtcacatggaaagaaagaacagtcatctgagagtctgcacaccgactttcatcaatatctagtgtgtcctccctgcgcacgcaccaccgattccagacgcctcctcattccttggatgagtctccggatctgattctgggggatcctgttccactcctcatgcagggcagccgtcaattcgttgagattatggactggtgggtctctctgcctcacacgacggccaataaagtcccacaaatgttcaatggggttgaggtcagggctcatggcaggccatggaattctgtcaattgcattttgccgcaaaaaatcatttacagcatgcgccctgtgaggtctagcattgtcgtccataaatatgggtctcgttgccagaggatggttctcaaaatgaggtaccacagccctgtcaagaacctcctgttggtatcgaacaccgttaaggttgccacggatggtaatgatatccaacttgcagttcatggaaatgcacccccataccataacggaacctcccccaaaggccacagtctcctggatgttccgtggagccattgctgtgttcctctgcctccagacccgagtacgaccgtccaccatgtgcagcaagaaccggctctcatctgagaaatggaccttcctccaagaggcaatgttccagtgcaaacggtcattacaccaggccagtcgggctgccttatgggctggagacagtctgggtcgcttgattggcctccttgcccggtatcctgcagctttcagacgattccgaacagtcctgttcgagatgggtctccctggaagccactcctgtctcaaccgagagctcgagtcgaaggacctgcgccgtacaagtctcagtaaagctctgtcctcccggactgtggtcttcctgggtcttcctggtctaggcaggtctttaacttcattagtggcccggtattttttcaaaagttttgaaattatggaatgatgtcgtccgatttgagtcccgatttgtcttagagacataccagcattcctcatgccgattatttgccaacgagtggcctctgataatttcctacgtgccatgacattgaaatgaatgaaaaaccgaatgcaatcgacaacctgcgcttgtaaacaccccagggaaaaagtgcatttttcgaaagttgaggttaaagcaatgcacgtgcgctgtgcaagcttcacgcgcgtcatatcaacccatgaaaagctcatgctgtatgtcaatacatcaaaattgaataatcaatcatcaaaattacttcgttaaactttgttacgtttttatgtgtctttgaatttggtgttgcttaattaatttccatatgtatattttggaTTTGGCTTCATGCAATGAAAACATATTAGCTTAAATTAGCTTTCGGCCTTTGATATGGTCAAATGCACCCATTTATTGAGAATGATGCGTAGCGCCTTTCATCATCATGGCTGCATATTTGATTAATGATATTTACTGTTTGAGGCATTTGGAAACACAGGAACAAAGCGAAAAGTATTTGATGGAATTTACCTGTCGAACAAGACATCAGAGGAAAGACGTCCCTATGTCTCAAGTATTAATCTCCAGATTTCCGTGTTTCGCCTTCGCTTTTCTGTTGAGTTCCTGAGTGCCGGACACAATGCCATACGGTCGTAAGTGGTAGATGTAAAACTCCAGATCGTACATCTTCTGTGGACGCACGTAGTGGAAGGATATGGCGTAATCGGAGATGCTGTCTATGCCCTAAAATATGAGATCTTTACATATAGCTAATAAATACTTACATGTCGACTTTCATTGTATACCTATCAGCCTAGAATTATCATAATTCACAAACAGGATGGATATTTGTTTACATCTAATGGTTTAATAGTTTGCTATTTTTTCTAAAACcaatgtgtcaaacaagtggAGTTATCTTATTGttacatatttaattattgaaaacatgtttttcgttgatatgatctaggctgCCCCAGTCATGCATCGAATTAATCCAATTCTTGTTTCAAACTGTCAGTTCCCATATTGTACGTAGGATTATACACCCTTCATTCCTAATGGACCTGGAGAAAGCTTAGATGAATTACACATAATCCAACTCTAATATGTCTTTCAGTGCATCACATTTTTGCATTATTGtgttatagtgagtgaatgagttaatatttaacgtcacatcggcaatatctcagccatagccacatttaatactgaaacgaaatatatgtctactataaaaacctgtcaacgaaggacagtaaaacaacgagaatatcacaaatggaattaaaactagcgcggaaagttaaaactaatatcactattcggacaatacaatataaaacaggctatagattgccaacaactgaaggtagatcaccatactagggaccatggggacttacagtacctttcctTCCTGCATGGACTATTGTGTTATAAGGATATATTCGACAGGAAATGCTGCTGAAGTGTTATTCTCCGCTATTCTCATTTTAATTGTATTTCTGAGAAACAATGTGTtggtacagtacataaatcacagatctCTTTAAACTGCGAGATAAGAGCAGATTTTATCCAGATGAATACAACAGTGTTTCACTTACCTTCTTAGCACCATTTGCATCGTACTTGTAAAACCATTCTCCGTAGTCACCCGTCAAATGCGACTCGGGAGCTAAACAATGGAATCTGCTCCTCCCGAGAGCGTCTGTTGTGTTGACTGTTCTCACCCCAAGCTTCTCCATACATCTGCCCATCTCTACATCTTCAGAACCACCATCAGGATGGCACACTTTGGGATCGTGTCCCTTCTCACCATATCTCCTCAATGCCTCCTTACTCAGCACATACCCTCCTCCACCACTGTAGTACCCTTGTCTCAGTATTACCTTGAAAAGATGGCCAAAAAATACAGGTTCGGATTTGTTTTGGGACGTCAGGAAGTATCGGAGATTTTCTAAAATAACATATGTGTCATCGTCAGCTTTCATGAACCAGTCAGCATCATCAAAGTGGTTTTCGTAGATGTAGCGGAAAGCTTGCATCGTTTTGGCTGTCAGATGTCTCCGCCCTTCAGACACGTTTAATCCGATTGTAGGGAACTTTGGATCTGTCACCGAGCTCATGAAGAGGACTTTGTTGCAGCGCCTACTCCACGTGTCACGAACCACACGTGCTTTAACATCCAGGTTTTTTGGTGACGTCATAATCCAGCAGAGTACTCTCTCCTTTTGATATAGAGCCTTGGATATAACATCGTTATCTGTTCAAACAAACCAAGAATTATATTTGAGCCAATTTGACAACTAATTCCATACAGTGATATTGGTAGATTGATGCGTTGCAACAATACttggcacataaagaaactgtgcatacaacagtttaaaatctaaatttattgaacctgtgtagacacataaggatctaaactcagag encodes the following:
- the LOC137256178 gene encoding glycoprotein-N-acetylgalactosamine 3-beta-galactosyltransferase 1-B-like, which gives rise to MTSPKNLGVKARVVRDTWSRRCNKVLFMSSVTDPKFPTVGLNVSEGREHLTAKTMQAFRYIYENHFDDADWFMKADDDTYVILENLRYFLTSQNKSEPAFFGHHFKVILKQGFYSGGGGYVLSKEALRRYGEKGHDPTVCRHDGGAEDVAFCRCMEKLGVRTVNTTDALGRSRFHCFRPEAHLVGNYPEWYYQYDANGAKKGIESISDFAISFHYVPPQKMYDLEFYIYHLRPYGIVSGTQELNRKEDGQAR
- the LOC137255501 gene encoding glycoprotein-N-acetylgalactosamine 3-beta-galactosyltransferase 1-like, which gives rise to MATSTPITNASAAVLGLIVMISLASICIIFFKTDHLDFHFVSSVVNTVHPQDVHSRDIQKLSNDLYEGFQKSLGPYLSGNIRFEDLHLQIDNDVISKALYQKERVLCWIMTSPKNLDVKARVVRDTWSRRCNKVLFMSSVTDPKFPTIGLNVSEGRRHLTAKTMQAFRYIYENHFDDADWFMKADDDTYVILENLRYFLTSQNKSEPVFFGHLFKVILRQGYYSGGGGYVLSKEALRRYGEKGHDPKVCHPDGGSEDVEMGRCMEKLGVRTVNTTDALGRSRFHCLAPESHLTGDYGEWFYKYDANGAKKGIDSISDYAISFHYVRPQKMYDLEFYIYHLRPYGIVSGTQELNRKAKAKHGNLEINT